The DNA window AAATTGGTAGTTAAATTGCAAAGAATCTTGCCAGAATGCAATCGTATCTTTTAGAAAAGAGTATGTTATTTTATAAATACCTTTTTGGTCAATTATAAATTGGAATTTATTTATTATAGACTCATCTTGTTTATGTTTTGGATAATAGGAAGGTTCCTTTTCTTTTCCCCAATTCTTTGAGAATTTATTGTTAAGAATAAAATCATCAGCTATGTTATCAATATAATTTGAGCCTNNNNNNNNNNNNNNNNNNNNNNNNNNNNNNNNNNNNNNNNNNNNNNNNNNNNNNNNNNNNNNNNNNNNNNNNNNNNNNNNNNNNNNNNNNNNNNNNNNNNAATTCAGATTCAATTAATTTACCGGGAAGAAATGTCCGATTTTGATAACTTGCCGGAATATCAAAATTTGCAATTAATTTGCCATTCTTTTCAAAATATGTTGGATTGTAGGAGATATTTTTGTTTTCAATTATTTTATGATTTTCAGATATTATTTTTGCAGAGATATTTCCATCCGGGGGTAAACCAATCACCTTTGAAAAGAATGGGAGCTTAGGTGCTCCTTCTTCACTAAGTCTGAGAAAATCAATTCCTGAGAGTTCAATATTTTGATATAATTTTCCCTTAATATTAATATCAGAGAAAGAGTATTCATCTATATGCAGTTTGAGTTGGATATTGTTTTCAGTCATTTGGGTAATTGTGAAGCTGTTTTCAGACCATAAACAACTGAAAATAAGAAGAGATAGAGTGAGTATTAGTAATATTTTTTTCATCTGAAAATCCTTTCGCCACAAAGGCACAATCCCCGCGTCCGCGGGGACACAAAGGTAAAATTTGTTTTCATTATGATAATATTTTACCACTGATTTAACTCGTTATTCATATTCTTGGTTCAATATTTATTATTCAATTTTTGTGTCCGTTCTCCCCGCCTTCCATAGTATTACGGCGGACAGGCGTAGTCCCGATGATCCCCGATTTAATCGGGGAGGGACGAAGCCCGCCTGCCAAGCCTTGGCGGGCAGGAATGAACCGTTATAGTTGCATTCTTCTAAAATTTGAATTGCACCCCAAAGCTGAAAGATGTGATAGTTTCATCATCACCTTTGATTTTCCCATCATCATTAAGATCTTCGTAATATTCTTTATAATTTGCGACAAGGATAGTATTGTAAGACAATTCATAACCAATCTGGGTTTCTATTGTGGCATTAGGACTTTTCCATGTTGTGAGGTCTTTTACTTTTGTTTGCGAATAACGAGCATAGGCATAAGACAATCTGGGGATTAAGCCTCTTTTTAAGTTGACCTGACCC is part of the Candidatus Cloacimonadota bacterium genome and encodes:
- a CDS encoding C25 family peptidase propeptide domain-containing protein, with the protein product MKKILLILTLSLLIFSCLWSENSFTITQMTENNIQLKLHIDEYSFSDINIKGKLYQNIELSGIDFLRLSEEGAPKLPFFSKVIGLPPDGNISAKIISENHKIIENKNISYNPTYFEKNGKLIANFDIPASYQNRTFLPGKLIESE